From Carya illinoinensis cultivar Pawnee chromosome 5, C.illinoinensisPawnee_v1, whole genome shotgun sequence, one genomic window encodes:
- the LOC122311553 gene encoding probable amidase At4g34880 isoform X3 — protein MAIGKSPLCYLSFSLFSALLLILLATLTSGNGLQTPKFHGFSFREITVQQIQLGFKRNQFTSRRLVEFYLKEIDRINPLLKGVLELNPDALSQADKADHERSTKAAISLSPLHGVPILIKDNIATKDKMNTTAGSYALLGSVVPRDAGVVTKLRKAGAIILGKASLSEWSHFRSNNAPSGWNGRGGQGKNSQRDISKSMICDGLQNPYTGGDPCGSSSGSAISVAANMGAVSIGTETDGSILCPSNNNLVVGFKPTVGLTSRAGVIPISPRQDSVGPICRTVSDAVYVLDVIAGIDYNDKATIETSRYIPKGGYAQFLKADGLRGKRLGIVINPFYLGIGNDTIAIIEKHLNTLRKRGAVLLDNLEIPNLAAYGNSGSAENTAMLAEFRISLNEYLKELVASPVRSLADAIAFNKKNPKLAHDMTTSYYLSAVNAGEA, from the exons ATGGCTATCGGCAAGTCACCCCTATGCTATCTaagcttctctctcttctcagcCCTACTCCTGATTCTTCTAGCCACACTAACATCCGGGAACGGGCTCCAAACCCCAAAGTTCCATGGTTTCTCATTCCGAGAAATCACGGTGCAGCAAATCCAGCTCGGTTTCAAGCGAAACCAATTCACCTCCAGGAGACTGGTTGAGTTCTACCTTAAAGAAATCGACAGAATCAACCCCTTGCTTAAGGGTGTCTTAGAGTTGAACCCAGACGCACTGTCCCAAGCTGATAAGGCTGACCACGAGCGCTCTACTAAAGCAGCCATTTCACTCTCTCCGCTGCACGGTGTTCCAATTCTGATCAAAGACAACATTGCAACCAAGGATAAGATGAACACCACGGCTGGCTCGTACGCATTGCTCGGCTCGGTTGTACCACGGGACGCCGGCGTGGTGACCAAGTTGAGAAAAGCTGGGGCTATTATATTGGGGAAGGCCAGCTTGAGCGAGTGGTCTCATTTCAGATCGAATAATGCACCCAGTGGTTGGAACGGCAGAGGTGGCCAAGGGAAG AATTCTCAACGGGACATCTCAAAATCCATGATTTGCGATGGCTTGCAGAATCCCTATACAGGGGGTGATCCTTGTGGATCAAGCAGCGGATCAGCAATATCCGTCGCAGCAAATATGGGAGCAGTGTCGATAGGGACCGAGACTGATGGCTCTATTTTATGTCCGTCCAACAATAACTTGGTGGTGGGCTTCAAACCGACGGTTGGTCTCACTAGTAGAGCAGGAGTCATACCAATATCCCCAAGACAGGACAGCGTGGG GCCCATTTGCAGGACAGTGTCAGATGCTGTTTATGTTCTTGATGTCATCGCAGGCATTGACTACAATGACAAGGCGACAATTGAAACATCGCGGTACATTCCGAAAGGTGGCTATGCACAATTTCTCAAGGCTGACGGGCTCCGAGGAAAGAGACTGGGGATAGTGATAAATCCCTTCTATCTTGGGATCGGCAATGATACTATAGCAATTATTGAAAAACATCTCAACACTTTGAG GAAGCGAGGTGCAGTGCTGTTAGACAATCTGGAAATACCCAATCTTGCCGCCTATGGCAATTCCGGGAGCGCTGAAAACACCGCAATGTTGGCTGAGTTCAGAATATCCTTGAATGAATACCTAAAGGAGCTAGTGGCTTCCCCAGTGCGTTCCTTGGCTGATGCAATTGCCTTCAACAAGAAAAACCCAAAATTG GCTCATGATATGACAACCAGCTATTACTTGAGTGCCGTTAATGCAGGAGAAGCTTGA
- the LOC122311553 gene encoding probable amidase At4g34880 isoform X4, which produces MAIGKSPLCYLSFSLFSALLLILLATLTSGNGLQTPKFHGFSFREITVQQIQLGFKRNQFTSRRLVEFYLKEIDRINPLLKGVLELNPDALSQADKADHERSTKAAISLSPLHGVPILIKDNIATKDKMNTTAGSYALLGSVVPRDAGVVTKLRKAGAIILGKASLSEWSHFRSNNAPSGWNGRGGQGKNSQRDISKSMICDGLQNPYTGGDPCGSSSGSAISVAANMGAVSIGTETDGSILCPSNNNLVVGFKPTVGLTSRAGVIPISPRQDSVGPICRTVSDAVYVLDVIAGIDYNDKATIETSRYIPKGGYAQFLKADGLRGKRLGIVINPFYLGIGNDTIAIIEKHLNTLRKRGAVLLDNLEIPNLAAYGNSGSAENTAMLAEFRISLNEYLKELVASPVRSLADAIAFNKKNPKLLLLECR; this is translated from the exons ATGGCTATCGGCAAGTCACCCCTATGCTATCTaagcttctctctcttctcagcCCTACTCCTGATTCTTCTAGCCACACTAACATCCGGGAACGGGCTCCAAACCCCAAAGTTCCATGGTTTCTCATTCCGAGAAATCACGGTGCAGCAAATCCAGCTCGGTTTCAAGCGAAACCAATTCACCTCCAGGAGACTGGTTGAGTTCTACCTTAAAGAAATCGACAGAATCAACCCCTTGCTTAAGGGTGTCTTAGAGTTGAACCCAGACGCACTGTCCCAAGCTGATAAGGCTGACCACGAGCGCTCTACTAAAGCAGCCATTTCACTCTCTCCGCTGCACGGTGTTCCAATTCTGATCAAAGACAACATTGCAACCAAGGATAAGATGAACACCACGGCTGGCTCGTACGCATTGCTCGGCTCGGTTGTACCACGGGACGCCGGCGTGGTGACCAAGTTGAGAAAAGCTGGGGCTATTATATTGGGGAAGGCCAGCTTGAGCGAGTGGTCTCATTTCAGATCGAATAATGCACCCAGTGGTTGGAACGGCAGAGGTGGCCAAGGGAAG AATTCTCAACGGGACATCTCAAAATCCATGATTTGCGATGGCTTGCAGAATCCCTATACAGGGGGTGATCCTTGTGGATCAAGCAGCGGATCAGCAATATCCGTCGCAGCAAATATGGGAGCAGTGTCGATAGGGACCGAGACTGATGGCTCTATTTTATGTCCGTCCAACAATAACTTGGTGGTGGGCTTCAAACCGACGGTTGGTCTCACTAGTAGAGCAGGAGTCATACCAATATCCCCAAGACAGGACAGCGTGGG GCCCATTTGCAGGACAGTGTCAGATGCTGTTTATGTTCTTGATGTCATCGCAGGCATTGACTACAATGACAAGGCGACAATTGAAACATCGCGGTACATTCCGAAAGGTGGCTATGCACAATTTCTCAAGGCTGACGGGCTCCGAGGAAAGAGACTGGGGATAGTGATAAATCCCTTCTATCTTGGGATCGGCAATGATACTATAGCAATTATTGAAAAACATCTCAACACTTTGAG GAAGCGAGGTGCAGTGCTGTTAGACAATCTGGAAATACCCAATCTTGCCGCCTATGGCAATTCCGGGAGCGCTGAAAACACCGCAATGTTGGCTGAGTTCAGAATATCCTTGAATGAATACCTAAAGGAGCTAGTGGCTTCCCCAGTGCGTTCCTTGGCTGATGCAATTGCCTTCAACAAGAAAAACCCAAAATTG CTATTACTTGAGTGCCGTTAA
- the LOC122311553 gene encoding probable amidase At4g34880 isoform X1 has product MAIGKSPLCYLSFSLFSALLLILLATLTSGNGLQTPKFHGFSFREITVQQIQLGFKRNQFTSRRLVEFYLKEIDRINPLLKGVLELNPDALSQADKADHERSTKAAISLSPLHGVPILIKDNIATKDKMNTTAGSYALLGSVVPRDAGVVTKLRKAGAIILGKASLSEWSHFRSNNAPSGWNGRGGQGKNSQRDISKSMICDGLQNPYTGGDPCGSSSGSAISVAANMGAVSIGTETDGSILCPSNNNLVVGFKPTVGLTSRAGVIPISPRQDSVGPICRTVSDAVYVLDVIAGIDYNDKATIETSRYIPKGGYAQFLKADGLRGKRLGIVINPFYLGIGNDTIAIIEKHLNTLRKRGAVLLDNLEIPNLAAYGNSGSAENTAMLAEFRISLNEYLKELVASPVRSLADAIAFNKKNPKLEKLEYGQELFINAEATKGIRKAEKEALSFMNRLNREGFEKLMTKNKLDALVTPTASVSPTLAIGGFPGVIVPAGFDSDGQPFGLVFGGLKGSEPKLIEIAYGFEQATKIRKPPKL; this is encoded by the exons ATGGCTATCGGCAAGTCACCCCTATGCTATCTaagcttctctctcttctcagcCCTACTCCTGATTCTTCTAGCCACACTAACATCCGGGAACGGGCTCCAAACCCCAAAGTTCCATGGTTTCTCATTCCGAGAAATCACGGTGCAGCAAATCCAGCTCGGTTTCAAGCGAAACCAATTCACCTCCAGGAGACTGGTTGAGTTCTACCTTAAAGAAATCGACAGAATCAACCCCTTGCTTAAGGGTGTCTTAGAGTTGAACCCAGACGCACTGTCCCAAGCTGATAAGGCTGACCACGAGCGCTCTACTAAAGCAGCCATTTCACTCTCTCCGCTGCACGGTGTTCCAATTCTGATCAAAGACAACATTGCAACCAAGGATAAGATGAACACCACGGCTGGCTCGTACGCATTGCTCGGCTCGGTTGTACCACGGGACGCCGGCGTGGTGACCAAGTTGAGAAAAGCTGGGGCTATTATATTGGGGAAGGCCAGCTTGAGCGAGTGGTCTCATTTCAGATCGAATAATGCACCCAGTGGTTGGAACGGCAGAGGTGGCCAAGGGAAG AATTCTCAACGGGACATCTCAAAATCCATGATTTGCGATGGCTTGCAGAATCCCTATACAGGGGGTGATCCTTGTGGATCAAGCAGCGGATCAGCAATATCCGTCGCAGCAAATATGGGAGCAGTGTCGATAGGGACCGAGACTGATGGCTCTATTTTATGTCCGTCCAACAATAACTTGGTGGTGGGCTTCAAACCGACGGTTGGTCTCACTAGTAGAGCAGGAGTCATACCAATATCCCCAAGACAGGACAGCGTGGG GCCCATTTGCAGGACAGTGTCAGATGCTGTTTATGTTCTTGATGTCATCGCAGGCATTGACTACAATGACAAGGCGACAATTGAAACATCGCGGTACATTCCGAAAGGTGGCTATGCACAATTTCTCAAGGCTGACGGGCTCCGAGGAAAGAGACTGGGGATAGTGATAAATCCCTTCTATCTTGGGATCGGCAATGATACTATAGCAATTATTGAAAAACATCTCAACACTTTGAG GAAGCGAGGTGCAGTGCTGTTAGACAATCTGGAAATACCCAATCTTGCCGCCTATGGCAATTCCGGGAGCGCTGAAAACACCGCAATGTTGGCTGAGTTCAGAATATCCTTGAATGAATACCTAAAGGAGCTAGTGGCTTCCCCAGTGCGTTCCTTGGCTGATGCAATTGCCTTCAACAAGAAAAACCCAAAATTG GAGAAGCTTGAATATGGGCAAGAACTTTTTATAAACGCAGAAGCAACAAAAGGGATTAGGAAAGCGGAGAAGGAAGCATTATCATTTATGAATAGACTGAATAGAGAAGGTTTCGAGAAGTTGATGACAAAGAATAAGCTAGATGCCTTAGTGACTCCTACGGCTAGTGTTTCCCCCACCCTTGCAATTGGGGGTTTCCCAGGAGTAATTGTCCCCGCAGGATTTGACTCTGATGGCCAACCTTTTGGTCTTGTTTTTGGAGGACTAAAGGGTTCGGAGCCAAAGCTGATTGAGATCGCATATGGCTTTGAACAAGCGACAAAGATCCGGAAGCCTCCTAAACTTTAA
- the LOC122311553 gene encoding probable amidase At4g34880 isoform X2, whose product MAIGKSPLCYLSFSLFSALLLILLATLTSGNGLQTPKFHGFSFREITVQQIQLGFKRNQFTSRRLVEFYLKEIDRINPLLKGVLELNPDALSQADKADHERSTKAAISLSPLHGVPILIKDNIATKDKMNTTAGSYALLGSVVPRDAGVVTKLRKAGAIILGKASLSEWSHFRSNNAPSGWNGRGGQGKNPYTGGDPCGSSSGSAISVAANMGAVSIGTETDGSILCPSNNNLVVGFKPTVGLTSRAGVIPISPRQDSVGPICRTVSDAVYVLDVIAGIDYNDKATIETSRYIPKGGYAQFLKADGLRGKRLGIVINPFYLGIGNDTIAIIEKHLNTLRKRGAVLLDNLEIPNLAAYGNSGSAENTAMLAEFRISLNEYLKELVASPVRSLADAIAFNKKNPKLEKLEYGQELFINAEATKGIRKAEKEALSFMNRLNREGFEKLMTKNKLDALVTPTASVSPTLAIGGFPGVIVPAGFDSDGQPFGLVFGGLKGSEPKLIEIAYGFEQATKIRKPPKL is encoded by the exons ATGGCTATCGGCAAGTCACCCCTATGCTATCTaagcttctctctcttctcagcCCTACTCCTGATTCTTCTAGCCACACTAACATCCGGGAACGGGCTCCAAACCCCAAAGTTCCATGGTTTCTCATTCCGAGAAATCACGGTGCAGCAAATCCAGCTCGGTTTCAAGCGAAACCAATTCACCTCCAGGAGACTGGTTGAGTTCTACCTTAAAGAAATCGACAGAATCAACCCCTTGCTTAAGGGTGTCTTAGAGTTGAACCCAGACGCACTGTCCCAAGCTGATAAGGCTGACCACGAGCGCTCTACTAAAGCAGCCATTTCACTCTCTCCGCTGCACGGTGTTCCAATTCTGATCAAAGACAACATTGCAACCAAGGATAAGATGAACACCACGGCTGGCTCGTACGCATTGCTCGGCTCGGTTGTACCACGGGACGCCGGCGTGGTGACCAAGTTGAGAAAAGCTGGGGCTATTATATTGGGGAAGGCCAGCTTGAGCGAGTGGTCTCATTTCAGATCGAATAATGCACCCAGTGGTTGGAACGGCAGAGGTGGCCAAGGGAAG AATCCCTATACAGGGGGTGATCCTTGTGGATCAAGCAGCGGATCAGCAATATCCGTCGCAGCAAATATGGGAGCAGTGTCGATAGGGACCGAGACTGATGGCTCTATTTTATGTCCGTCCAACAATAACTTGGTGGTGGGCTTCAAACCGACGGTTGGTCTCACTAGTAGAGCAGGAGTCATACCAATATCCCCAAGACAGGACAGCGTGGG GCCCATTTGCAGGACAGTGTCAGATGCTGTTTATGTTCTTGATGTCATCGCAGGCATTGACTACAATGACAAGGCGACAATTGAAACATCGCGGTACATTCCGAAAGGTGGCTATGCACAATTTCTCAAGGCTGACGGGCTCCGAGGAAAGAGACTGGGGATAGTGATAAATCCCTTCTATCTTGGGATCGGCAATGATACTATAGCAATTATTGAAAAACATCTCAACACTTTGAG GAAGCGAGGTGCAGTGCTGTTAGACAATCTGGAAATACCCAATCTTGCCGCCTATGGCAATTCCGGGAGCGCTGAAAACACCGCAATGTTGGCTGAGTTCAGAATATCCTTGAATGAATACCTAAAGGAGCTAGTGGCTTCCCCAGTGCGTTCCTTGGCTGATGCAATTGCCTTCAACAAGAAAAACCCAAAATTG GAGAAGCTTGAATATGGGCAAGAACTTTTTATAAACGCAGAAGCAACAAAAGGGATTAGGAAAGCGGAGAAGGAAGCATTATCATTTATGAATAGACTGAATAGAGAAGGTTTCGAGAAGTTGATGACAAAGAATAAGCTAGATGCCTTAGTGACTCCTACGGCTAGTGTTTCCCCCACCCTTGCAATTGGGGGTTTCCCAGGAGTAATTGTCCCCGCAGGATTTGACTCTGATGGCCAACCTTTTGGTCTTGTTTTTGGAGGACTAAAGGGTTCGGAGCCAAAGCTGATTGAGATCGCATATGGCTTTGAACAAGCGACAAAGATCCGGAAGCCTCCTAAACTTTAA